In Vespa velutina chromosome 1, iVesVel2.1, whole genome shotgun sequence, the following proteins share a genomic window:
- the LOC124956078 gene encoding sorting nexin-8-like isoform X2 — protein sequence MASTDLSFGSIPAFYREVYEKICSPTGGNVEREVFKSLLVKSQLSSSVLSQIWELVDSKTGYLTRSGLYKGLALVAFAQQGKQPSDKLLENSESQELPVPVLGDLSEVTLLAQRLHRGNNPAKLNLTYTDICNLDTIEVNLVPEKKGIFLKHVEYQVTSKRFSSVVYRRYNDFVSLHELLLARFPYRLIPKLPPKKIVGADSQFLEERRRSLLRFLTLIARHPVVNKDPIVHFFFTYTGEETQHKIREVFRRVPDEFATSELSSRAKELVPPETLTEFANSRDQIRVILLGISRLKNIADCLAIRSHSYAVDMAELGTQLNNLASEPHGASSWVTGGSTIWQDMKKGFHVISKEFNLLSTRALQQAVREETMICERLNFLLDILVAHRILCERHERGVSADHQRALSTMLSLKKRQMQGVIRGTDADTVEYLENKMVAQESVIANVELRNCFSLHCLHMETQLVHAHLEILATVLQSLVSVQIRGHSELAEVWKLIEPTITKCLPEKSASGSNGVS from the exons ATATGGGAACTCGTGGACAGTAAGACGGGTTATCTCACGAGAAGTGGATTGTATAAGGGCCTTGCCCTCGTCGCCTTTGCTCAACAAGGAAAGCAACCAAGCGACAAGCTTCTGGAAAACTCCGAATCTCAAG AATTACCTGTTCCGGTTCTTGGCGATTTATCGGAAGTGACGCTATTAGCTCAAAGACTGCACAGAGGTAACAATCCTGCGAAACTGAATCTCACCTATACCGACATATGCAATTTAGACACGATAGAGGTCAACTTGGTACCCGAGAAGAAAGGTATCTTTTTAAAACACGTGGAATATCAAGTTACAAGCAAG CGATTTAGTTCCGTAGTTTACAGACGGTATAACGATTTTGTGTCACTGCACGAACTTCTTCTGGCGAGGTTTCCTTATCGATTGATACCGAAATTACCACCAAAAAAGATCGTAGGAG CCGATTCTCAATTTTTGGAAGAACGAAGACGATCTCTTCTGAGGTTTTTAACATTGATCGCTCGTCATCCAGTAGTGAACAAGGATCCAATTGTACATTTCTTCTTCACTTACACCGGCGAGGAGACTCAACATAAGATACGCGAAGTTTTCCGACGGGTTCCGGACGAATTCGCGACCTCAGAATTATCCTCCAGAGCAAAGGAATTAGTACCGCCAGAAACTCTTACGGAATTTGCAAACAGCAGAGATCAGATAAGAGTTATACTATTAGGTATATcacgtttgaaaaatatagCCGACTGTTTGGCTATTAGATCTCATAGTTACGCCGTTGACATGGCTGAATTGGGAACGCAATTGAACAATTTGGCTTCTGAGCCACATGGTGCTAGCTCTTGGGTCACCGGAGGTTCTACGATCTGGCAGGACATGAAGAAAGGTTTCCATGTTATTTCAAA GGAATTTAATCTATTGTCCACAAGAGCATTGCAACAAGCAGTTAGAGAAGAGACTATGATCTGCGAGAGACTGAACTTTCTGTTAGATATTCTCGTAGCTCATAGAATATTATGCGAAAGACATGAAAGAGGTGTTAGTGCTGATCATCAACGTGCGTTATCGACAATGTTGTCTCTAAAGAAACGACAAATGCAAGGAGTCATTCGTGGAACGgac GCTGATACAGTTGAGTATctggaaaataaaatggttGCTCAAGAATCCGTTATTGCAAACGTCGAACTAAGGAATTGTTTTTCATTGCATTGTTTGCATATGGAAACTCAACTTGTTCATGCTCACTTGGAAATACTCGCCACAGTCTTACAAAGTCTTGTAAGCGTGCAAATAAGAGGACACTCCGAG CTTGCCGAGGTATGGAAGTTAATAGAGCCTACGATTACAAAATGCTTACCAGAAAAGTCAGCAAGCGGATCAAACGGAGTGTCATAG
- the LOC124954132 gene encoding serine/threonine-protein kinase D3, giving the protein MFQLTTYIGLLLNFLISFTSMYKIRTGKIMEGPEVTFLFQFGLTRDTVTVEASTLTLKALKDFACNFINAKCPDHGLSHLYERLLLFKHDYSSTNILQLITNAMEVVDETLVEIVLTAQVPSEDVPIRPHALTVHSYKVPTFCDFCGEMLFGLVRQGLKCEGCGMNYHKRCVTKVPNNCSQDSSQRRRSSAMLNVPRSPSQGSTSSLTSISDDNHSANNTSNPNQSNNTLAVPSIVTPKQSRSPSLSGKTIWVEKEVATRIKIPHTFVLHTYTRPTVCGHCKKLLRGLFKQGLQCKDCQYNAHKKCIEKIPKDCIGENPRDNTGNEYPDSGVGSEPEGKCDGRNEEGDGDSDTELLLPVKMSTYITDENKTPDEYTDHIPTNEDVNYDEFQKSRPSSCSSTPSNNIPLMRIVQSVKHTKRRGSKVLKEGWMVHFTNRDPVRKKHYWRLDTKAITLFQSDSSSKYYKEIPLAEILSIETAKILRSHIMHCFELKTSTIDYYVGEDPTYGDNNGQVPAPESGIGVHVARSWETNIRQALMPVTTASTIADQEDPTEPEENVTDMSQLYQIFPDEVLGSGQFGIVYGGVHRKSGRAVAIKVIDKLRFPTKQEAQLKNEVAILQNLSHSGVVNLERMFETPERIFVVMEKLKGDMLEMILNSEKGRLSERITKFLITQILVALKHLHSKNIVHCDLKPENVLLSSDNEFTQVKLCDFGFARIIGEKSFRRSVVGTPAYLAPEVLRNKGYNRSLDMWSVGVIIYVSLSGTFPFNEEEDINEQIQNAAFMYPPTPWKEISSDAIDLINNLLQVKQRKRYTVDKSLQHVWLQDYQTWCDLRELETKVGYRYLTHESDDARWTAYGDHCT; this is encoded by the exons ATGTTTCAGTTAACGACATATATAGGATTGCTCCTGAATTTTCTAATCAGCTTCACATCCATGTATAAA ATAAGAACTGGTAAAATCATGGAGGGACCAGAAGTtacatttctatttcaatttGGTTTAACTCGTGATACAGTCACTGTTGAAGCTAGTACATTGACACTTAAGGCTTTAAAAGATTTTGcgtgtaattttataaatgccAAGTGTCCAGATCATGGGTTAAGTCATCTATATGAGAGATTGCTTCTGTTCAAGCATGATTATAGTtctacaaatattttacaacTTATAACAAATGCAATGGAGGTTGTAGATGAAACATTAGTTGAAATTGTTCTGACTG cTCAAGTGCCAAGTGAAGATGTTCCCATTCGTCCTCATGCTTTAACAGTTCATTCTTATAAGGTTCCAACATTTTGTGATTTTTGTGGTGAGATGTTATTTGGTCTTGTGCGACAAGGTCTTAAATGTGAAG gTTGTGGTATGAATTATCATAAACGTTGTGTTACTAAAGTACCTAATAACTGCTCGCAAGATAGCAGCCAAAGGCGGCGTAGTTCTGCAATGTTAAATGTGCCAAGATCACCGAGTCAAGGATCCACGAGCAGCTTGACCAGCATTAGTGATGACAATCATAGTGCAAATAACACATCTAATCCAAATCAAAGTAATAATACTTTG gcAGTTCCAAGTATAGTTACTCCAAAACAATCTCGTTCCCCATCATTGAGTGGAAAAACAATTTGGGTTGAGAAAGAAGTTGCAACTCGTATAAAAATTCCACATACATTTGTATTGCATACATATACGCGACCGACAGTATGCGGGCATTGCAAAAAATTGTTAAGAGGCTTATTCAAGCAAGGCCTACAGTGTAAAGATTGTCAATACAATGCTCACAAAAaatgtattgaaaaaattccAAAAGATTGTATTGGAGAGAATCCACGTGATAATACTg GGAACGAATATCCTGATAGTGGTGTCGGTAGTGAACCAGAAGGTAAATGTGATGGTAGAAATGAAGAAGGAGATGGGGATAGTGATACAGAATTACTTTTGCCCGTTAAAATGTCTACGTACATAacagatgaaaataaaacaccTGATGAGTATaca gATCACATACCAACGAATGAAGATGTTAATTATGATGAATTTCAAAAATCTAGACCATCTAg TTGCAGTTCTACTCCAAGTAATAACATTCCATTAATGCGTATAGTTCAAAGTGTTAAGCATACGAAACGACGTGGTTCAAAAGTTTTGAAAGAAGGTTGGATGGTACATTTTACAAATCGCGATCCTGTG agaaaaaaacattattggCGACTTGATACAAAGGCTATAACACTTTTCCAAAGTGATAGTAGCTCTAAATATTATAAGGAAATTCCACTTGCTGAAATTCTATCGATCGAAACAGCTAAAATACTTCGTTCGC atataatgCATTGTTTTGAATTAAAAACCTCAACCATTGATTATTACGTTGGAGAAGATCCAACCTATGGTGATAACAATGGTCAAGTTCCTGCACCAGAAAGTGGCATAGGTGTACACGTAGCTAGATCATGGGAAACTAATATTAGACAAGCACTTATGCCTGTAACTACAGCTTCCACTA TTGCAGACCAAGAAGATCCTACAGAACCAGAAGAAAATGTGACCGACATGTCGCAATTATATCAGATATTTCCAGATGAAGTTTTAGGATCAGGACAATTTGGTATAGTTTATGGTGGTGTGCACCGTAAAAGTGGTAGAGCAGTTGCCATTAAAGTTATAGATAAATTACGTTTTCCTACGAAACAAGAAGCACAACTTAAGAATGAAGTGGCTATTTTACAAAATCTATCTCATAGCGGTGTCGTCAATTTGGAGCGTATGTTCGAGACGCCAGAACGAATATTTGTTGTTATGGAGAAATTGAAAGGTGATATGTTAGAGATGATATTAAATTCGGAAAAGGGACGTTTAAGTGAAAGGATAACGAAATTTCTTATCACTCAAATTCTGGTTGCGTTGAAGCATTTACATAGTAAAAATATAGTTCATTGCGATTTGAAACCTGAAAATGTTTTACTCAGTAGTGACAATGAATTTACTCAAGTGAAACTCTGTGATTTTGGTTTCGCACGAATTATCGGAGAGAAAAGTTTTAGAAGAAGTGTTGTCGGAACACCAGCGTATTTAGCTCCCGAAGTTTTGAGAAATAAGGGCTATAATCGTTCTTTGGATATGTGGAGCGTAGGAGTTATTATTTACGTATCTTTAAGTGGTACATTTCCATTCAACGAGGAAGAGGACATCAACGAACAAATTCAAAATGCTGCATTTATGTATCCACCTACGCCttggaaagaaatttcatcCGATG CTATTGATTTAATCAACAATTTATTACAAgtaaagcaaagaaaaagatatacggTAGATAAAAGTTTACAACATGTCTGGTTACAG GATTATCAAACATGGTGCGATTTAAGAGAACTGGAAACAAAAGTAGGATACCGTTATTTAACTCACGAGAGCGATGATGCTCGTTGGACGGCATATGGTGATCATTGTACATGA
- the LOC124949212 gene encoding Usher syndrome type-1G protein homolog, which translates to MTSSERFHKAARDGALEILKEATKKDCNMRDEGGMTPTLWAAFEGHIDALRLLVARGGDPDKSDYFGNTALHLASARGHEYCVKFLVKFGCNIWSLDIDRHSARELAAINGRERILQFLDLAQSDQELNNRKKSRLLREKAEKDAEKRLKEYMKKQKMAEVKAEKVQKKLMKDRSKSDLDTLQETNNLALRPTIMTFKGRIKPSPTFSDIVGTTTKKHGSAVCRKALAKKAVDDFKIVEIEVDGRKSVRSLTGLRRDSEVMYVGTYESQAQQIGRRGKIADVWGTLSKAQSTPDLLGDRSCDEDEEEEGQDEERYNKTVRDTGLLREQGSIFDRPGFGSVAFRRPMTATLDNLPVTQTDIHLQNGNTCVNGSINGSTNGHRISANGQNEEISIGSAGSLARRQSMWDDDLLSEEDETDEEWTPLQRFLVANNLSSIHTILEAEQIDLEALMLLTEADIAALKLPLGPRRKLTNAIANRKKAFDASENVIKDSIL; encoded by the exons ATGACATCTTCCGAGAGATTTCACAA GGCCGCACGAGACGGCGCGTTGGAAATTTTGAAGGAAGCAACGAAGAAGGACTGCAACATGCGAGACGAAGGTGGAATGACCCCAACGTTATGGGCAGCCTTCGAAGGTCACATAGATGCCCTGAGACTGCTCGTCGCCAGAGG GGGTGACCCGGACAAGAGTGATTATTTCGGTAATACAGCCCTTCACCTAGCGTCAGCAAGGGGTCATGAATATTGCGTTAAGTTTCTCGTCAAATTTGGTTGTAACATCTGGTCACTCGACATAGACAGACATTCTGCAAGAGAGTTAGCTGCGATCAATGGCAGAGAAAGGATATTACAATTCTTGGATTTAGCTCAATCCGATCAGGAACTGAACAATCGGAAAAAGAGTCGACTCTTAAGGGAAAAGGCCGAGAAGGATGCTGAAAAAAG GTTGAAGGAATAtatgaagaaacaaaagatggCCGAGGTAAAAGCAGAAAAGGTACAAAAGAAATTGATGAAGGATCGATCAAAATCCGATTTGGACACTCTACAGGAGACTAATAATCTAGCTCTTAGGCCTACGATAATGACTTTCAAAGGTCGAATCAAACCATCTCCAACGTTTAGCGATATCGTTGGTACTACTACGAAAAAACATGGTAGTGCAGTTTGCAGAAAGGCTTTGGCAAAGAAAGCTGTCGATGATTTCAAGATAGTTGAA attgaAGTAGACGGTAGAAAATCCGTACGTAGTCTGACTGGTCTCCGAAGGGATTCCGAAGTGATGTACGTGGGAACTTATGAATCTCAGGCTCAGCAGATCGGACGAAGAGGAAAGATCGCAGATGTTTGGGGTACTCTAAGTAAGGCACAGAGTACACCGGATCTTTTAGGTGACCGTTCTTGTGacgaggatgaagaagaggagggaCAGGATGAAGAACGATATAATAAGACGGTCAGAGATACCGGATTGCTTCGAGAACAAGGCAGTATCTTCGATCGACCTGGTTTTGGATCGGTAGCATTCAGAAGACCG ATGACAGCAACGCTCGACAATTTGCCAGTCACGCAAACGGATATTCATCTGCAAAATGGTAATACGTGCGTGAATGGTTCGATAAATGGATCTACAAACGGTCACAGAATTAGTGCAAATGGTCAAAACGAGGAGATTAGTATAGGAAGTGCGGGTAGCTTAGCACGTAGACAAAGTATGTGGGATGATGATCTGCTTTCGG aggAAGACGAAACGGACGAGGAATGGACACCCTTGCAAAGATTTTTAGTTGCTAATAATCTCTCGTCAATACACACGATCCTAGAAGCCGAACAAATCGATTTAGAAGCGTTGATGTTACTCACCGAAGCAGACATTGCAGCCCTCAAACTTCCGCTTGGACCTAGGAGAAAGCTTACTAATGCTATAGCTAACCGGAAAAAGGCATTTGACGCATCAGAGAATGTCATCAAGGACAGTATATTGTGA
- the LOC124956097 gene encoding telomere attrition and p53 response 1 protein isoform X2, whose translation MSDDRSEDDPIMDLWYSNWEQQCVEALEAEPEYENQLHNVKEIYSQQMWTSFQTTASAIAQLYKDRTQGVSLWLPFQTAAGTVTSLYKDSVDSMRRCSELGIETGKQKRSKEIMNWARKKRRMIRREDLLAYLAGKPPPPRPHSHRSSPKPRMMVCGSSPSQSPTQSMVVSQTSTPGIDLDPELHTFREAIALSGGWKFKVHSYMIFIIF comes from the exons ATGAGCGACGACAGGAGTGAGGACGATCCTATAATGGATCTTTGGTATAGTAATTGGGAACAACAGTGCGTCGAGGCCCTCGAAGCTGAACCGGAATATGAAAATCAACTGCACAACGTCAAGGAGATCTATTCGCAGCAGATGTGGACGAGCTTCCAGACGACGGCGTCGGCCATCGCCCAACTCTATAAAG ATCGTACTCAGGGTGTCTCACTATGGCTACCCTTCCAGACAGCTGCGGGTACCGTCACGTCATTGTACAAAG ATTCGGTCGATAGTATGCGACGATGCAGTGAACTAGGGATAGAAACAGGAAAACAGAAACGTagcaaagaaataatgaacTGGGCTAGGAAAAAGAGGCGCATGATCCGTAGAGAAGATCTTTTAGCGTATCTTGCTGGTAAACCACCTCCACCAAGACCACACTCGCACAG aaGTTCTCCGAAGCCAAGGATGATGGTATGCGGTTCTTCTCCTTCGCAAAGTCCTACGCAAAGTATGGTAGTGTCACAAACTTCGACACCTGGAATAGATTTGGATCCCGAATTACACACATTTAGAGAAGCGATTGCATTGTCTG GTGGATGGAAATTCAAAGTGCATTCCTATAtgatattcataattttctaG
- the LOC124956097 gene encoding telomere attrition and p53 response 1 protein isoform X1: MSDDRSEDDPIMDLWYSNWEQQCVEALEAEPEYENQLHNVKEIYSQQMWTSFQTTASAIAQLYKDRTQGVSLWLPFQTAAGTVTSLYKDSVDSMRRCSELGIETGKQKRSKEIMNWARKKRRMIRREDLLAYLAGKPPPPRPHSHRSSPKPRMMVCGSSPSQSPTQSMVVSQTSTPGIDLDPELHTFREAIALSGSSVSRRTGRQAELSAFISNEFARHHKRPASHDVDMGSPTHKRSRFM, translated from the exons ATGAGCGACGACAGGAGTGAGGACGATCCTATAATGGATCTTTGGTATAGTAATTGGGAACAACAGTGCGTCGAGGCCCTCGAAGCTGAACCGGAATATGAAAATCAACTGCACAACGTCAAGGAGATCTATTCGCAGCAGATGTGGACGAGCTTCCAGACGACGGCGTCGGCCATCGCCCAACTCTATAAAG ATCGTACTCAGGGTGTCTCACTATGGCTACCCTTCCAGACAGCTGCGGGTACCGTCACGTCATTGTACAAAG ATTCGGTCGATAGTATGCGACGATGCAGTGAACTAGGGATAGAAACAGGAAAACAGAAACGTagcaaagaaataatgaacTGGGCTAGGAAAAAGAGGCGCATGATCCGTAGAGAAGATCTTTTAGCGTATCTTGCTGGTAAACCACCTCCACCAAGACCACACTCGCACAG aaGTTCTCCGAAGCCAAGGATGATGGTATGCGGTTCTTCTCCTTCGCAAAGTCCTACGCAAAGTATGGTAGTGTCACAAACTTCGACACCTGGAATAGATTTGGATCCCGAATTACACACATTTAGAGAAGCGATTGCATTGTCTG GCTCATCAGTGTCTAGACGTACCGGAAGGCAAGCAGAATTATCCGCTTTTATAAGCAACGAATTTGCTCGGCATCACAAACGACCTGCTTCGCATGATGTGGATATGGGATCTCCTACGCACAAACGTTCGCGTTTCATGTAA
- the LOC124956078 gene encoding sorting nexin-8-like isoform X1, which produces MASTDLSFGSIPAFYREVYEKICSPTGGNVEREVFKSLLVKSQLSSSVLSQIWELVDSKTGYLTRSGLYKGLALVAFAQQGKQPSDKLLENSESQELPVPVLGDLSEVTLLAQRLHRGNNPAKLNLTYTDICNLDTIEVNLVPEKKGIFLKHVEYQVTSKRFSSVVYRRYNDFVSLHELLLARFPYRLIPKLPPKKIVGADSQFLEERRRSLLRFLTLIARHPVVNKDPIVHFFFTYTGEETQHKIREVFRRVPDEFATSELSSRAKELVPPETLTEFANSRDQIRVILLGISRLKNIADCLAIRSHSYAVDMAELGTQLNNLASEPHGASSWVTGGSTIWQDMKKGFHVISKEFNLLSTRALQQAVREETMICERLNFLLDILVAHRILCERHERGVSADHQRALSTMLSLKKRQMQGVIRGTDADTVEYLENKMVAQESVIANVELRNCFSLHCLHMETQLVHAHLEILATVLQSLVSVQIRGHSELIRVFVACRGMEVNRAYDYKMLTRKVSKRIKRSVIANKELFNCFVLSDIIRTNDR; this is translated from the exons ATATGGGAACTCGTGGACAGTAAGACGGGTTATCTCACGAGAAGTGGATTGTATAAGGGCCTTGCCCTCGTCGCCTTTGCTCAACAAGGAAAGCAACCAAGCGACAAGCTTCTGGAAAACTCCGAATCTCAAG AATTACCTGTTCCGGTTCTTGGCGATTTATCGGAAGTGACGCTATTAGCTCAAAGACTGCACAGAGGTAACAATCCTGCGAAACTGAATCTCACCTATACCGACATATGCAATTTAGACACGATAGAGGTCAACTTGGTACCCGAGAAGAAAGGTATCTTTTTAAAACACGTGGAATATCAAGTTACAAGCAAG CGATTTAGTTCCGTAGTTTACAGACGGTATAACGATTTTGTGTCACTGCACGAACTTCTTCTGGCGAGGTTTCCTTATCGATTGATACCGAAATTACCACCAAAAAAGATCGTAGGAG CCGATTCTCAATTTTTGGAAGAACGAAGACGATCTCTTCTGAGGTTTTTAACATTGATCGCTCGTCATCCAGTAGTGAACAAGGATCCAATTGTACATTTCTTCTTCACTTACACCGGCGAGGAGACTCAACATAAGATACGCGAAGTTTTCCGACGGGTTCCGGACGAATTCGCGACCTCAGAATTATCCTCCAGAGCAAAGGAATTAGTACCGCCAGAAACTCTTACGGAATTTGCAAACAGCAGAGATCAGATAAGAGTTATACTATTAGGTATATcacgtttgaaaaatatagCCGACTGTTTGGCTATTAGATCTCATAGTTACGCCGTTGACATGGCTGAATTGGGAACGCAATTGAACAATTTGGCTTCTGAGCCACATGGTGCTAGCTCTTGGGTCACCGGAGGTTCTACGATCTGGCAGGACATGAAGAAAGGTTTCCATGTTATTTCAAA GGAATTTAATCTATTGTCCACAAGAGCATTGCAACAAGCAGTTAGAGAAGAGACTATGATCTGCGAGAGACTGAACTTTCTGTTAGATATTCTCGTAGCTCATAGAATATTATGCGAAAGACATGAAAGAGGTGTTAGTGCTGATCATCAACGTGCGTTATCGACAATGTTGTCTCTAAAGAAACGACAAATGCAAGGAGTCATTCGTGGAACGgac GCTGATACAGTTGAGTATctggaaaataaaatggttGCTCAAGAATCCGTTATTGCAAACGTCGAACTAAGGAATTGTTTTTCATTGCATTGTTTGCATATGGAAACTCAACTTGTTCATGCTCACTTGGAAATACTCGCCACAGTCTTACAAAGTCTTGTAAGCGTGCAAATAAGAGGACACTCCGAG tTAATACGTGTATTTGTAGCTTGCCGAGGTATGGAAGTTAATAGAGCCTACGATTACAAAATGCTTACCAGAAAAGTCAGCAAGCGGATCAAACGGAGTGTCATAGCAAACAAAGaactttttaattgtttcgtCCTTAGTGATATCATTCGTACAAACGATAGGTAA